One Gossypium arboreum isolate Shixiya-1 chromosome 13, ASM2569848v2, whole genome shotgun sequence genomic window, ggtataaattatattttaatttaattgatgaTATACTTATATATCAATATATTTATTTCGGTTTAGCCGATGATGTATTTACGTAATCCATGATCTACTTATTAGCCGGTATATTTACTTCGATACATGCACTTACATACTAACATAATTGATTAGATTTATCGAATGATGCACTATATAGTACTTGGTGTAGTTTGCCCTGACTTAGCAATTTGGCTTTtggttaaaaaagaaaaagaagccgaAAACCTTGACAAGAAATCATAACTTTGACCATGACTTCCATCTACGACGGCTTATCAATCATACCTTGACAAGAAAGCCGACTTGCTTATTACTTAAATGAAAACTCTATTGAACCCTTTGTGTTCTGTTTCAAATCCAACGCTTTCTCATTTCTCTGCTATCAGATTCTCAGGCCAGTCGCCATAGCCAGAGCTTTGCTATCCCTTCTCAGGTTTTAATCTTTTTCTATTTCTTGCtttgtcaattttttttttcgGCTTCCTATTTGTGTTCATAATTTTTTGCTCAAGGTTTcagttaaaaaaacaaaaaacaaaaaatggtttcttttttcctttttctggGTCTTCTTTTCTCAATATTTGCTCTGTAAAAGATTTTTGTTGACATTATGGGTTttccttttatataaaaaattattattatgttataatTAGCATTgtatttttggttttatttatgcATGCATGTATGTATGAGTATGTAATGTATGGCATGGTATGCAGttttgtatgtatgtatgtatgcatgcatgTATGTGTGTATGTAGGGTATGTTATGTACGTATGTAAATAAGGTAATTTTGTGTTTTTTGTTTCAGTTACTGGAACAAGCTAGGAACGATTTGCAGCAGTCATGGCCAAGCATCACCCCGATTTGATCATGTGCCGGAAGCAGACCGGTATTGCGATAGGACGACTGTGCGAGAAACATGATGGAAAATGCGTAGTTTGCGACTCCCTCGTTCATCCTTGCACGCTTGTTCGGGTCTGCGATGAATGCAACTATGGCTCGTTTCAAAGTAAGTGTGTTATCTGTGGAGGTGTAGGAATATCCGATGCATATTACTGTAAAGAGTGTACACAACTAGAAAGAGACCGAGATGGTTGTCCCAAAATCGTTAACCTCGGGAGTGCTAAAACCGACTTGTACTACGAGCGTAAGAAATATGGTTTTAAGAAACGATGATTGCTGCATAACTTGATGGGATTAGGTAGCTTGGAACTGCATATCGAGCCTTTGGGTTTCGACTTTGTTGTATGTTAGATGATGTTATCTCGAGTACTATGGCCGGAttaacatatatatgtatatatatctgcTATGCAAACAATTTGTCTTATTGTTTATGGAGTTAGATTCAATGAGTTGCATTCTTTTATTTGATATGTGTTCATAGTCTTGAATCTATATGTCAATGGGAGATAAAAGTACAGTAGACATCCCTATGCTAGAAGTTAGATTGCCTTTTGCTGTCTCTACTTCAAAAATAGTAAATTAATCTTTTTATGTTAAATCAAAGAGTAAAACAATCATTTCTATAGAAAGTTTCATCAATTTGTATAGTTAAAAACTGGCGTGATTGAGAGAATAAACAAATAGTAACAGATTGTGTGTCACATGTATCTCAAGGGgtaatttttaacaatagaaatgaatgaaatttttatcaGAAGGACTTGCTTTTTAATCTAATGTATAGgggctaatttgtatatttttcaAGTAGAGGGAGAAAATGTAATTTGACTACTAGTACTTACTTTCCATGGGATAATTGTTTTTTAGTGAGGGCTTATTGATATTCAAGTGTTGAACCTATCTTCTTATTTATAAGTCGAAGAGGGATTATGGATAATTCTAGATATTGTACATTTTAAAAAAGAATAGATATGATCAAAACCTATAAtatgattatttaaataataataataaattaactcCAATGTTTATCAACTTCTTTAATAAGCACTCAATCGTATTAATTAGAATAATATAATTATCAAACTTTAATCTTAATTAATTGGTTCGTGCAATAAACTTAAATCCTTAAGTAATAATGAAGAATACATTAATAAATtatcgattgagtcttagctcaatTGGTATAGGTATTATTATCAATACAAGAAGACGTGAGTTCGAGTGAACTAAAGAGGATTATTGTCAATTaaaacctataataaaattattaaaataataataataaattaactcCAATATTTATGAACTTCTTTAATAAGCATTCTATCGTATTTATTAGAATACATAAAATGATggattataatatatttatttcgtTTTAAGCGATAATACATTCGATAATGGTACAAAATGCATACATAATTACTTCGATTTATTCGATTATGCACAGTAAAATATTCTACTTTTCCCTAACTTAAGCAATTTGatttttggtaaataaaagaaaaactcgAAAACCTTGACAAGATATCATATCTTTGACCATCACTTTCATCTACGACGGCTTAGAAACCATATAAAAACTCTATTAAACCCTTTGTGTTCTGTTTCAAATCCAGCGCTTTCTCATTTATCTGCTATCAGATTCTCAGGCCAATCGCCATAGCCAGAGCTTTGCTATCCCTTCTCAggttttaatctttttatttcttgCTTTGTCAACTTTTTGTTTTCTGCTTCCTATTTTTGTTCATAATTTTTAGCTCAAGGTTGCAgttcaaaaaaaattatcaaataagggtttttttttttttcccctttttctgggttttcttttctccatatttgCTCGGTAAAAGATTTTCTTTTTGACATTATGggtttttctttttatataaaaaatgatTATCATGTTATAATTAGCATTGTTTTTTTAGTGAATTATTCacttcttttaatttattttgaattagtTATGTCTTTCATTTTGTGATGTTGGGTTCTTTTAATTCATCTTGATTCTTGATAATGTTGCTTGCCATTGTCTGATTATATTTATgcatgcatgtatgtatgtatgtatgtgtatgtAGGGCATGTagttatgtatgtatgtatgtatgcatgcatgCACGCATGCATGTATGTGTGTCTGTGTGCATGTAGGGTATGGTATGGTATGGTATGTACGTATGTATGTAAGGTAATTTTGTGTTTTTTTGTTTCAGTTGAACAAGCTAGGATTTGCAGCAGTCATGGCCAAGCATCAGCCGGATTTGATCATGTGCCGGAAGCTGCCTGGTATTGCGATAGGACGACTGTGCGAGAAACATGATGGAAAATGCGTAATCTGCAACTCCCTCGTTCATCCTAGCACGCTTGTCCGGATCTGCGATGAATGCAGCTATGGCTTGTTTCGACATAAGTGTGTTATCTGTGGAGATGTAGGAATATCCGATGCATATTACTGTAAAGAGTGTACACAACTAGAAAAAGACCGAGATGGTTGTCCCAAAATCGTTAACTTCGGGAGTACTAAAACCGACTTGTACTACAAGCATAAGAAATATGATTTTAAGAAACGATGATTGCTGTATAACTTGTTGGGATTAGGTAGCTTGGAACTGCATATCGAGACTTCGGGTTTCGACTTTGTTGTATGTTAGATGATGTTATCTCAAGTACGATGGCCCGGATTAACATACATATCTGCTATGCAAACAATTTGTCTTCTTGTTTATGGAGTTAGATTCAATGAGTTGCAGTCTTTTATTTGATGTGTTCATAGTCTTGCATCTATATGAAAATGGTAGATAAAAAGTACCATAGAAATCCCTATACTAGAAGTCAGATTACTTTTTACCATctttattcaaaaaataatacGTTAAATCAAAGATTAAATCAGTTTTTTCTAttgaaaatttcatcaatttgcaTTGTTAAAACTCGCGTTATTGAGGGAATAATTAAATAGTGACACGTCATGTACCACATGTACATCAGGGGTAATTTCTAACAATAgaaatgaattaaatttttattagaaGAGCcagtttactctttaatctaatgaATAAGagctaatttatatatatttttaagtagATGGGGGAAATGTAATTTGACTATTAGTAGTGTTGAACCTATTGGACCGTATCTCTTACGAGTTATCACATGAACTAATTGTACTAAAACAGTAAATCCTCGATCATATATAGTCCAATGTGAAAGTAGCTCTCGTTTATTCCATTGAGTCTTAAGGATGGCAAAATCTCCATCGTTAATGGATTTCAAATCAATCCACTTTGAAAAGAGTGGATACTTTTTTTAAAGAATGTGAGGCTATGCGGGGAtaattaatttttgaatattGTATATGAAACGATTATGGGAAATACTTGCTCCATCCCACCCGAAATTACTATTTTATCATTATACATAACTATTAAAAggttattaaaaaattattaaaaggttaaaatgtgttatgaagaagaactttttctttttcttaataaATTTTGATATTCGATGTTTATATTTGAGTTCAAATaatacaattttttatttttatttttattaaaatatgtctttaaaatttatttttctaacaAATGAATTTTATTTGCAAAATTGTATGATTTTGACAAAAAAATGCTTTTAAATTAATTACTAGGAATACACTATCATAGATTTTGACAAAAAATGCttttattttaaggtaaattacaaaattagccttaaattatatgattttatcatttaagtactttatattattatctaaagtagtatttaaaatatcaattttgttTCGTTCTATTTAAAAATTGTATAATGTCGAGTAAAACTATCATGTGTCACATTTTAATTGGATGATAACATCTTTTGGggtgaaatgaaaagaaaatgaaaagattaTTACAATTTTAATTAACATCTTAAAAGTTTACTAAAAAGTATATATCATAAGGAAACATATGTTAGATGTCATGATAATATTAAATAATGGCAACACTatgaatagtaaaaataataataaattttcgaTTTAATCTTAAGCTGAATTGGTATAGATATTATTGTCAATACAGGAAGACGTGGGTTCGAGTGTACTAAAAGCATTATTGTCAATCAaaacttataatgagattattaaaataataataataaattaactaCAATGTTTATGATCTTCTTTAATAAGCACTCTATCGTATTAATTAGAATAATATAATTATCAAACTTTAATCTTAATTA contains:
- the LOC108485975 gene encoding PHD finger-like domain-containing protein 5A, with the translated sequence MAKHHPDLIMCRKQTGIAIGRLCEKHDGKCVVCDSLVHPCTLVRVCDECNYGSFQSKCVICGGVGISDAYYCKECTQLERDRDGCPKIVNLGSAKTDLYYERKKYGFKKR
- the LOC108485974 gene encoding PHD finger-like domain-containing protein 5A, with product MAKHQPDLIMCRKLPGIAIGRLCEKHDGKCVICNSLVHPSTLVRICDECSYGLFRHKCVICGDVGISDAYYCKECTQLEKDRDGCPKIVNFGSTKTDLYYKHKKYDFKKR